The following coding sequences lie in one Pseudomonas sp. SL4(2022) genomic window:
- a CDS encoding RidA family protein, with translation MSKSVISSDKAPAAIGTYSQAIKAGNTVYMSGQIPLDPKTMELVEGFEAQTVQVFENLKAVAEAAGGSFKDIVKLNIFLTDLSHFAKVNEVMGRYFEQPYPARAAIGVAALPRGAHVEMDAILVLE, from the coding sequence ATGAGCAAGAGCGTTATCAGCAGCGACAAGGCCCCAGCCGCTATCGGCACTTACTCCCAGGCAATCAAGGCGGGCAACACTGTGTACATGTCCGGACAGATCCCGCTGGACCCGAAGACCATGGAACTGGTGGAAGGCTTCGAAGCCCAGACCGTGCAAGTGTTCGAGAACCTCAAAGCCGTGGCCGAAGCCGCTGGCGGCTCGTTCAAGGACATCGTCAAACTGAACATCTTCCTCACCGACCTGTCGCACTTCGCCAAGGTCAATGAAGTCATGGGCCGTTACTTCGAGCAGCCCTACCCGGCTCGCGCAGCCATTGGTGTAGCGGCACTGCCCCGTGGTGCGCACGTTGAAATGGACGCTATTCTGGTGCTCGAGTAA